In one Gadus morhua chromosome 15, gadMor3.0, whole genome shotgun sequence genomic region, the following are encoded:
- the vox gene encoding ventral homeobox — MQMSVRARPTNTRSSVPTGTTRHGVFCVELYSPSYTVYKLSASMVKHFSVDWMAQSSTPSKRIDEHKDLTSPVIPHVRCMVQPRQPSSYGKDYLQPKPKSLKTAERADPNDDISLASPARSTSCVSPISEISGYSSGYESEAGLSECPSVEESSEADRDGALQRRLRTKFTPEQINKLEKIFNKHKYLDAGERLKTAQKLNLSETQIRTWFQNRRMKLKREVQEDMRAEYFAPALSPLIQCHDFAGQRFQYPHHAGLAMYPSMGQQLQALTPQPIISYQVPYHMAATNPRFY; from the exons ATGCAAATGAGTGTGAGGGCCCGGCCTACAAATACCCGCTCCTCGGTCCCCACAGGCACAACACGCCACGGTGTCTTCTGTGTGGAGCTTTATTCCCCGAGTTACACAGTCTACAAACTCTCTGCAAGTATGGTCAAACACTTCTCCGTCGACTGGATGGCCCAGAGCAGCACTCCTTCAAAGCGAATTGACGAGCACAAGGATTTAACGTCCCCTGTGATACCTCACGTCCGCTGCATGGTGCAGCCTCGCCAACCGTCATCCTATGGCAAGGATTATCTCCAACCCAAACCTAAGTCCTTAAAAACGGCTGAGCGCGCGGATCCCAACGATGATATCAGCTTGGCTTCACCTGCACGGTCCACAAGCTGTGTTTCACCAA TTTCTGAAATCAGCGGCTACTCTTCTGGTTACGAGAGCGAGGCCGGCCTGTCAGAGTGTCCCTCTGTGGAGGAGAGCAGCGAGGCCGACCGGGACGGGGCCCTGCAGCGGCGCCTCCGCACCAAGTTCACCCCCGAACAGATCAACAAACTGGAGAAGATATTCAACAAGCACAAATACCTGGATGCAGGGGAACGACTAAAGACTGCACAGAAACTTAACCTCTCCGAAACTCAG ATTCGAACCTGGTTCCAGAACAGGAGAATGAAGCTGAAGCGAGAGGTGCAGGAGGACATGCGCGCGGAGTACTTTGCGCCTGCGCTGTCGCCCCTGATACAGTGCCACGACTTCGCCGGACAGCGCTTTCAATATCCCCATCACGCCGGTCTGGCGATGTACCCCTCGATGGGCCAACAGCTCCAGGCTCTGACCCCACAGCCCATCATCTCTTACCAAGTGCCCTATCATATGGCGGCCACCAACCCACGGTTCTACTAG